The DNA region CACCAATCCATTATATATCCCCGTTGACACGAGTTCTTTGTACTGTTTTGAGAGGATGGTCGCTTCTTCAGTGGAGTTGCTCAAATATCCAAGCTCCATCAAGGTTGCCGGCTGTGAATTTTCACGGATCACGTGGAAGTCGCCGAAACGCACACCTCTGTCCCTCAGACCGATTTGATTGGATACTCCTGCATCCAATGCATCAGCAAGGGATTGTTGATAATCATGGTAATAATAAGTCGTATGCCCATTGACGCTGTGATCCGAACTGCTGTCGAAATGTATGCTGATGAATGCGTCTGCATTTTGACTTTGGGCGACGGATACCCTTGATGGAAGGGAGACATATCTGTCATCACTCCTGGTCAACATGACATTGGCCCCTGCGTTGCTTAATTTATCATAAAGCAATTGGGCAGTCTGCAGGGTCATCATTTTTTCGAGCGTTCCCCTGTTTCCGGTTGTACCGTTGTCCCTTCCACCGTGTCCCGGATCGATGATAATGGTTTTGCCTTCGATGGAACCATGGTTGGACGGATTTTGCTTACCGGAATGATTTGATTCCACATTGCCGCTCGATACAATCCAACCGGCAATGAAAGCGGTCTGTCCATTGGATAAATAGATTTCAAGCCAGTCTCCACGGCTGCTTTTAATTTTAAAGGTATCGCCTGCATTTGCCCTTTGGACGATGGAAGACTGGACGGAAGGCTGCTGTCTAATGTTTGTGCCATTGTACAAGACGGTCACATTACCCTCTGAGCTCGTTTTTGCTTCGTTGTTCTGGGAGCTGAGGGACTTCTCCATGAACCATCCCGCGACCCAGCCGTATTGGCCTGAATTAAGCTTGATTTTGATCCAATCATTTTGTTCTTCAGCCACTTGATAAGATTCACCGGTATTGACTGTTCCGATGACCTGTCCGTTCAATGAAGGGGTGCTTCTGACATTCAAGCCGCTGACGTTTACTGTTGCGGTCAGGGCAGAATGCGAATCCCCATCCGAGCTGCTTTTGCTTCCGGTTGAGGAAGTGCTAGCTGTTTCCACATAGCGGTCGCTGATCCAAGCCGTATCACCGCCGTATTGAATTTGATCCCAGCCTGACTGGGAAGAGATGATTCCCACCTTATCGCCTTTACGCAAAGATCCAACGATTTCACTTTCAGTATCCGGCTTCGAACGGGCATTTAAGTACTCAGCGGTAATGATGCCTGTTGATGACGCAGATTCAGCGCCGGCCGGGGAACTTTGACTATTTGATGCAGCAGTTTTTTGCACGTAGCTGCTGTATACCCAGCCATTCTGGCCATTCGCCTTGATTTTCAGCCAATTTCCTGAAGCTTGTATAATTTCCACGGTATCATTCTTAGAAAGAATAGAAAGAATGGAATCACTTGTGCTTGGTCCGCTTCTTAAGCGCAGGCTGTCGACCGTGATTTTACCTGTATTCCCGGAACTGGAAGCTGCAGTTGAATCCCCGACCTTTGAAACGAGCCATGAAGCGACCCATCCCTTTTTGAAAGGAGAGAGCTCGATCTGGATCCAATCTCCTTGCTTTCCAACCATTGAATAAGTTTCACCCTTATGTATTTGACTGATTACGGAATATGTCAGTCCCGGACCTTCACGTACATTCAAAGGGCTGACGCCGATTTTCACCTTTTCACCGCCTGCCGCTGCAACGGAGGCATTGGCCATAAATGATGAAAAGGCCAGTAATATAATCAGCAATGTAGAAAATCCTTTTTTACCCATTTATGCACCACCTTTTATGATTTTGGGTGAACTTTCCCGTATTATATATTCTCGATAAAATCCGAATCTCCTTTTTGCGGGTAAGAAAATATGAAAATGGAGAAGATAGAACTAGACACTCGGAAAGGGGAAATGGTCATATGAGATTCGGTGATAAACAATCGATGAACATTCACGGCGATCGGTTGTACGGAATGGATTTCCATCAATTTATTGAGAGGGAAAGTGAAGCGACAACAATTGAACTTGCATCGGAATTCGGTTTGACCTTGCGCGATGTGCAAAATTTAAAAAGAAAATTGGAAAGATCTTAAAAAAAAGCAAAATCGCCTTGACAATTGAAGGAAGGCGCTCGTATTATATAGTAACAAAATCAAAAATGATCCGGTGAGGAAGAGAAGTAATTAAGAACCATATGACTAGAGAGGAAATGCCTTGGCTGAAAGCATTTCTGCATGTTGGCTTAATGAATGACACTTCTTAGGATTTTCCCTGAAAAGCTGGTCTCAGTAAGGGAAGTACGTATTCAGGCGTTAACTGTCAAAGAGGAAGCTTATTTTATGCTTCAATTAGGGTGGCACCACGGGAATCAAACTCTCGTCCCTTGTAAAATGCAATTTTTACAAGGGACCGGGAGTTTTTTTATTTTTAGGCTTTGTTAAACACCGCTGTTGATTTCCGTGCAAGACTTCGCTTTCCGCGGGGTCTCACACGAAGTGAGGTCGTTCGATGTTGGCACAGGAAGTGCCGAACTTAATCGAACATCCGACCAAGCTCTCCTCGCTTCGCTGCGGGGTCTCACCTATCTAGCTCTGGGGCTTAGGGGCTCGAGGTCATAAGCCGATTCTGTCAAAAAGGCAAAGGACGTCTTTCCGTCAGATTCGTTTTATGCTTGTCGCCCCTAGGCAAAGCCCCGCCGCTTTTCTAACTGTCCCGCTAATCCCGCCGGAGTCTTCGTCTTGCACTCCAATCAACAGTTGGAAACAGGATACTATCAACACCATGCTTTATCTGAGCCTTATTATTAAAATAAAAATCAAATGATGGAGGAGTATAGGAGATATGTCGATACAAATTCCTCGAGGAACACAGGATATACTGCCGGGTGAAGTTGAAAAATGGCAGTACGTAGAAGAAATTGCCAAAGAATTGTGCAAAAAGTTCAATTATAAAGAAATCCGCACACCAATTTTTGAACACACTGAGTTATTTTTGCGTGGAGTGGGCGACACGACAGATATCGTGCAAAAAGAAATGTATTCTTTTGAAGACCGAGGCGGCAGAGATATCACCCTTCGTCCTGAAGGAACTGCTTCAGTAGCAAGATCTTATATAGAAAATAAGATGTTCGGAAATCCGAACCAGCCTGTCAAACTTTACTACAATGGTCCGATGTTCCGCTATGAACGTCCACAGGCCGGAAGGTTCAGGCAGTTTGTCCAGTTCGGGATCGAGGCCTTGGGCAGTCAGGATCCAGCCATTGATGCAGAAGTCATTTCATTGGCAATGTCCCTATATCGGGAAGTCGGACTCAAGAGCTTGAAGCTTGTGATCAATAGCCTGGGGGATAAAGAAAGCAGGACGGCTCATCGTGAAGCCTTGATCCAACATTTCAAACCAAGGATTGGGGAGTTTTGCGGGGATTGTCAAAACAGGCTTGAAAAAAATCCATTAAGGATTTTAGATTGCAAAAAAGATAGGGACCATGAACTGATGGGGACGGCTCCATCCATTCTTGAATACTTAAATGAAGATTCCAAGGATTACTTCAATAAAGTACAAAGTTACTTAAGCGCTTTGGGAATCGATTTTGAAGTCGATCCCACCCTTGTACGCGGGCTTGACTACTATAATCATACTGCGTTCGAAATCATGAGCAACGCGGAAGGATTCGGTTCCATTACCACACTTTGCGGCGGCGGTCGCTATAATGGGTTGATCCAGGAAATCGGCGGACCAGAAACACCGGGAATCGGTTTTGGATTGAGCATTGAGCGGTTATTGGCGGCAATCGAAGCAGAAGGGGTTGAATTGCCTTTCCAATCACAAGTCGATTGTTACTTTGTTGCATTGGGTGAAGAAGCAAAGGATGCAGCAGTAGAATTGCTGTTTAATGTAAGGAAAGCAGGCTTCTCTGCGGAAAAAGATTACCAGGACCGAAAAATCAAGGCTCAATTCAAGGCAGCAGACAGAATCAACTCCCGATTCGTCGCTGTCCTCGGGGAAGATGAGCTGAAACAAAATAAAATCAATGTGAAAAATATGGAGACAGGCGACCAGGTGGAGCTTCCCCTTCAGGATTTCGTTTCAGCATTTAAAGAGTTGGCACAATAAAGGAGGAAATGCAAATGTACGGCAGAACATACTATTGTGGAGAAGTAACGGAACAAAATATTGGCGAAACGGTTACACTGAAAGGCTGGGTACAAAAACGCAGGGACTTGGGCGGCTTGATTTTCATCGATTTGCGCGACCGCACGGGAATCGTACAGGTCGTGTTCAATCCAGATGGCTCAAAGGAAGCGCTTGAAACAGCGGAAAAGGTCCGAAACGAATATGTACTTGATATCAAAGGCAAGGTTGTTGCGCGTGAAGAGGGAACGGTGAACCCGAATCTGAACACGGGCAAAATCGAAATCCAAGTGAACGAAATCAACATTTTAAACGAAGCGAAAACTCCTCCTTTCGTTATTTCCGACGCAGCTGATGTTTCGGAAGAATTAAGACTGAAATATCGCTACTTGGATTTAAGAAGACCTGTCATGTATGAAACACTCAAGATGAGACATGATGTCACAAAATCCTTCCGAAATTTCCTGGACAATGAAGGATTTTTGGATATTGAAACACCGATCTTGACGAAAAGCACTCCAGAAGGCGCGCGAGACTATCTAGTCCCTAGCCGTGTACACCCTGGAGAGTTTTATGCATTGCCGCAGTCGCCGCAGATTTTTAAGCAGATGCTGATGGTTTCCGGCTTTGAAAAATATTATCAAATTGCACGCTGCTTCCGGGATGAAGATTTGAGGGCGGACAGACAGCCTGAATTCACTCAAATCGATATCGAGACCAGCTTCATGTCCCAGGAAGATATCATTGAAATGGTTGAACGAATGATGTCCAAGCTGATGAAAGAGTTGAAAGGATTTGAAGTGCCTTCCTCTTTCCCGAGGATGACTTACGATGAAGCGATGAGCCGCTATGGATCGGATAAACCTGACACCCGTTTTGAAATGGAATTAGTGGATGTTTCGGAGCTCGTAAAAGATTCTGGCTTTAAAGTATTTGCCGGAACGGTTGCTAGCGGTGGACAAGTAAAGGCCATTAATGTAAAAGGGGCTGCAGACAAATATTCACGTAAAGACATTGACGCATTGACAGAATTTGTTTCAAGATATGGTGCAAAAGGTCTAGCATGGTTAAAAGTCGAAGCTGAAGGATTGAAAGGACCGATTTCAAAATTCTTCCCTGAACAAGAGCAGCAGGCGCTATCCTCCACGTTATCTGCTGAAGCTGGAGACCTCCTGTTATTTGTAGCAGATAAGAAATCTGTCGTTGCAGATGCCCTCGGTGCGTTGCGCATGAAACTTGGAAAAGAATTAAACCTAATCGATGAAAGCAAATATAATTTCCTTTGGGTAACAGATTGGCCGCTGCTGGAATACGACGAAGAAGAAGGGCGCTACTATGCTGCTCATCATCCTTTCACAATGCCGGTGAGGGAAGATCTTTCCCTTCTCGATTCAAATCCTGAAGAAGTAAGAGCGGAAGCATATGACCTTGTTTTGAACGGTTATGAATTAGGCGGTGGATCGCTCCGTATCTTTGAAAGGGATATTCAGGAAAAGATGTTTGCT from Falsibacillus albus includes:
- a CDS encoding RNA polymerase subunit sigma-70; this translates as MRFGDKQSMNIHGDRLYGMDFHQFIERESEATTIELASEFGLTLRDVQNLKRKLERS
- the aspS gene encoding aspartate--tRNA ligase, producing MYGRTYYCGEVTEQNIGETVTLKGWVQKRRDLGGLIFIDLRDRTGIVQVVFNPDGSKEALETAEKVRNEYVLDIKGKVVAREEGTVNPNLNTGKIEIQVNEINILNEAKTPPFVISDAADVSEELRLKYRYLDLRRPVMYETLKMRHDVTKSFRNFLDNEGFLDIETPILTKSTPEGARDYLVPSRVHPGEFYALPQSPQIFKQMLMVSGFEKYYQIARCFRDEDLRADRQPEFTQIDIETSFMSQEDIIEMVERMMSKLMKELKGFEVPSSFPRMTYDEAMSRYGSDKPDTRFEMELVDVSELVKDSGFKVFAGTVASGGQVKAINVKGAADKYSRKDIDALTEFVSRYGAKGLAWLKVEAEGLKGPISKFFPEQEQQALSSTLSAEAGDLLLFVADKKSVVADALGALRMKLGKELNLIDESKYNFLWVTDWPLLEYDEEEGRYYAAHHPFTMPVREDLSLLDSNPEEVRAEAYDLVLNGYELGGGSLRIFERDIQEKMFAVLGFTPEQAREQFGFLLDAFDYGTPPHGGIALGLDRLVMLLAGRTNLRDTIAFPKTASASCLLTNAPGEVSEAQLEDLNLALNIPKVES
- a CDS encoding SH3 domain-containing protein, translated to MGKKGFSTLLIILLAFSSFMANASVAAAGGEKVKIGVSPLNVREGPGLTYSVISQIHKGETYSMVGKQGDWIQIELSPFKKGWVASWLVSKVGDSTAASSSGNTGKITVDSLRLRSGPSTSDSILSILSKNDTVEIIQASGNWLKIKANGQNGWVYSSYVQKTAASNSQSSPAGAESASSTGIITAEYLNARSKPDTESEIVGSLRKGDKVGIISSQSGWDQIQYGGDTAWISDRYVETASTSSTGSKSSSDGDSHSALTATVNVSGLNVRSTPSLNGQVIGTVNTGESYQVAEEQNDWIKIKLNSGQYGWVAGWFMEKSLSSQNNEAKTSSEGNVTVLYNGTNIRQQPSVQSSIVQRANAGDTFKIKSSRGDWLEIYLSNGQTAFIAGWIVSSGNVESNHSGKQNPSNHGSIEGKTIIIDPGHGGRDNGTTGNRGTLEKMMTLQTAQLLYDKLSNAGANVMLTRSDDRYVSLPSRVSVAQSQNADAFISIHFDSSSDHSVNGHTTYYYHDYQQSLADALDAGVSNQIGLRDRGVRFGDFHVIRENSQPATLMELGYLSNSTEEATILSKQYKELVSTGIYNGLVNYFH
- the hisS gene encoding histidine--tRNA ligase; this encodes MSIQIPRGTQDILPGEVEKWQYVEEIAKELCKKFNYKEIRTPIFEHTELFLRGVGDTTDIVQKEMYSFEDRGGRDITLRPEGTASVARSYIENKMFGNPNQPVKLYYNGPMFRYERPQAGRFRQFVQFGIEALGSQDPAIDAEVISLAMSLYREVGLKSLKLVINSLGDKESRTAHREALIQHFKPRIGEFCGDCQNRLEKNPLRILDCKKDRDHELMGTAPSILEYLNEDSKDYFNKVQSYLSALGIDFEVDPTLVRGLDYYNHTAFEIMSNAEGFGSITTLCGGGRYNGLIQEIGGPETPGIGFGLSIERLLAAIEAEGVELPFQSQVDCYFVALGEEAKDAAVELLFNVRKAGFSAEKDYQDRKIKAQFKAADRINSRFVAVLGEDELKQNKINVKNMETGDQVELPLQDFVSAFKELAQ